From the Deltaproteobacteria bacterium genome, the window GATTTCAAAAAATTTATGCCCAAGACCCTGCCCCAGGAAGAACCATTGGTTTCCGGACACCGGGCCTGTCAGGGATGCGGAGAGGTTTTAGCCTTGCGTATGGTGGCCAAAGCCATCGGCAGTCCGATGGTTGTGGTCAGCGCCACCGGGTGTATGGAGATCATCTCCTCCCCCTATCCCCAAACCGCCTGGGCCGTGCCCTGGATCCATGTGGCCTTTGAAAATGCCGCAGCCGTAGCTTCCGGAGTAGAGGCGGGGTTGAAAACCCTGATGTCCAAAGGCCGGATCCCTGAGAAAAAGATTACCGTGGTGGCCTTTGCCGGAGACGGCGGGACGGCCGATATCGGTCTTCAGTCCCTTTCCGGGGCCTTGGAACGGGGCCATGATTTTGTCTATGTCTGTCTGGATAACGAAGCCTACATGAATACTGGTATTCAGCGTTCCAGTTCCACCCCCTTCGGGGCCATGACCACGACTTCCCCGGCCGGGAAAATTACGGCCGGGCAAACGACCTGGAAGAAGAACCTCCCGGCCATTATGGCCGCCCATAATATTCCCTATGTGGCCACGGCCTCACCGGCTTATCAACTGGACCTGATGAACAAGGCCAAAAAAGCGGCCCTGATCAAAGGCCCGGCCTATCTCCACATCTATTCGCCCTGTCCTACGGGCTGGCGCCACGGAACGGATCTGGCCATAGTGGTCAGCCGCCTGGTGGTCGAAACCAACATCATGCCCTTGTTTGAAGTCATGGAAGGAAGATATGTCGTTCGTAAAAACACCAAGCCCAAACCGGTGGAAGAATATCTGAAAACGCAGCGGCGCTTCAGCCACCTGACCCCGGATTTGATCCAGATCATCCAGAAGCGGGTCGACGCGGAATATGAAAAACTGCTTAAATTAGAGGCCTGTACCCAGGAGCCGGAGATCAAAGCGGAAGTAAAATAAGAAGAGGTTGAAAAAGAAGAGATTTTAAGGTATATTTTGTATTATGGGTTGGGGATTATTTTTTTATTAATTCCACAATCCGAAATCCGAAATCCGCATTGGTAATCATTCCCCGGTAGCTCAGTCGGTAGAGCGGGTGGCTGTTAACCACTTGGTCGGCGGTTCGAGTCCGTCCCGGGGAGCCAGACATTAAAGAG encodes:
- a CDS encoding pyruvate synthase subunit beta, with protein sequence MIAEDLKDFKKFMPKTLPQEEPLVSGHRACQGCGEVLALRMVAKAIGSPMVVVSATGCMEIISSPYPQTAWAVPWIHVAFENAAAVASGVEAGLKTLMSKGRIPEKKITVVAFAGDGGTADIGLQSLSGALERGHDFVYVCLDNEAYMNTGIQRSSSTPFGAMTTTSPAGKITAGQTTWKKNLPAIMAAHNIPYVATASPAYQLDLMNKAKKAALIKGPAYLHIYSPCPTGWRHGTDLAIVVSRLVVETNIMPLFEVMEGRYVVRKNTKPKPVEEYLKTQRRFSHLTPDLIQIIQKRVDAEYEKLLKLEACTQEPEIKAEVK